The Methylorubrum populi genome contains a region encoding:
- the ftrA gene encoding transcriptional regulator FtrA, whose amino-acid sequence MPKVSATPNRLVVALAYEGLCAFEFGITAEVFGLSRPEMGADWYRFAACTERPGRLATNAGLAVEVDKGLEVLGEAGTIVIPGWRSEREAPSDAVRGALLAAHARGARLVSICSGAFLLAATGILDGRRATTHWRYAERLQTAYPAVLVDADTLYAGDDRVFTSAGSAAGIDLLLHLVRLDFGPDAANSVARRLVVAAHRSGGQAQFIERPVLARSDSSLGTLLDRLRSDPAEPWTIERMASAAAMSERTLARRFREETGESPLAWLTTQRLALARDLLETTSLSMEHIADGAGMGTATNLRLHFTSKFGIPPNLYRKQFRRVEA is encoded by the coding sequence GTGCCAAAGGTTTCCGCCACACCCAATCGCCTCGTCGTCGCCCTTGCCTATGAGGGGCTTTGCGCGTTCGAATTCGGCATAACAGCCGAGGTGTTTGGTCTCTCGCGCCCGGAGATGGGGGCGGACTGGTACAGGTTCGCTGCCTGTACCGAGCGTCCGGGCCGACTGGCGACGAACGCGGGTTTGGCGGTCGAGGTCGATAAGGGTCTCGAGGTGCTGGGCGAGGCCGGGACGATCGTCATCCCTGGTTGGCGGTCGGAGAGAGAGGCTCCGTCCGATGCCGTCCGTGGCGCCCTGCTTGCCGCCCATGCGCGCGGCGCGCGCCTCGTCTCGATCTGTTCGGGTGCCTTCCTGCTTGCGGCGACGGGGATTTTGGATGGTCGGCGGGCAACAACGCATTGGCGCTATGCCGAACGTCTGCAAACGGCCTATCCCGCCGTCCTCGTGGATGCCGATACGTTGTACGCCGGAGACGATCGCGTCTTCACGTCGGCCGGCTCGGCAGCCGGGATCGACCTGCTGCTTCATCTGGTGCGTCTCGATTTCGGTCCGGACGCAGCGAACAGCGTCGCGCGGCGCTTGGTGGTCGCCGCGCATCGCAGCGGCGGGCAGGCGCAGTTCATCGAACGTCCGGTCCTCGCGCGATCGGACAGTTCGCTGGGGACTTTGCTCGACCGGCTCCGGAGCGATCCGGCGGAACCGTGGACGATCGAACGGATGGCGAGCGCAGCCGCCATGAGCGAGCGCACACTGGCGCGACGCTTCCGGGAAGAGACAGGGGAAAGCCCGCTGGCATGGCTGACCACGCAGCGGCTGGCACTGGCGCGCGATCTTCTTGAAACGACGAGCCTGTCGATGGAACACATTGCAGATGGGGCGGGCATGGGAACAGCCACCAATCTCCGGCTACACTTCACATCGAAGTTCGGCATTCCGCCGAACCTCTATCGCAAGCAGTTCCGGCGTGTTGAAGCCTGA
- a CDS encoding rhodanese-like domain-containing protein, producing MANAVIDIPAASATEAEARFADSFRFETDCWDVHEALSRPDPNFVLLDVRGPEMFAKGHVPGAINLPHGKIIASKMAAWPADTLFVTYCAGPHCNGAARGALRLAKLARPVKIMTGGVTGWIDEGFPLESGHPSA from the coding sequence ATGGCCAACGCCGTTATCGACATACCCGCAGCCTCCGCCACGGAGGCCGAGGCTCGCTTCGCCGACAGCTTCCGTTTCGAGACGGACTGCTGGGACGTGCATGAGGCGCTGTCGCGTCCCGATCCCAATTTCGTGTTGCTCGACGTGCGCGGACCCGAGATGTTCGCTAAAGGCCATGTGCCCGGCGCGATCAATCTGCCGCATGGCAAGATTATCGCATCCAAGATGGCGGCGTGGCCAGCCGATACACTGTTCGTCACCTACTGCGCCGGTCCGCATTGCAACGGCGCGGCACGGGGAGCGCTTCGCCTCGCGAAGCTGGCGCGCCCTGTGAAGATCATGACAGGCGGCGTGACTGGCTGGATCGACGAGGGTTTCCCGCTGGAAAGCGGTCATCCGAGTGCCTGA
- a CDS encoding GNAT family N-acetyltransferase: MPDRLTNADDGSNDICIRPARGVDAEAMLPLIHNHAAYEGGHASVTEETVRSALDGVPAVLAAWVATQAGAMVGYASATVDFSTWAGRSFLHLDCLFVEGHCRGLGIGAKLLAAVRAHAATHDLAEIQWQTPAWNEDAIRFYSREGASFMPKARFILPTR, translated from the coding sequence GTGCCTGATCGGCTCACCAACGCCGACGACGGCAGCAACGACATCTGCATCCGTCCCGCCCGCGGGGTGGATGCAGAGGCCATGCTTCCGTTGATCCACAACCATGCCGCCTATGAGGGCGGACATGCCAGCGTTACCGAAGAGACCGTTCGATCCGCTTTGGATGGAGTGCCAGCCGTCTTGGCTGCTTGGGTGGCGACACAGGCCGGCGCGATGGTCGGGTATGCCTCCGCGACGGTGGATTTCTCGACATGGGCCGGTCGGTCCTTCCTCCATCTCGACTGCCTGTTCGTAGAGGGTCACTGCCGGGGCCTTGGTATTGGCGCGAAGCTGTTGGCTGCGGTGCGCGCGCACGCGGCCACGCATGATCTCGCGGAGATCCAATGGCAGACACCGGCTTGGAATGAAGACGCGATCCGTTTCTACAGTCGCGAAGGGGCATCTTTCATGCCGAAAGCCCGCTTTATCCTCCCGACGAGATAA
- a CDS encoding DUF3363 domain-containing protein: MSGDDDGRFRPRPGRVRSDAPKIGQAKSFLSQVRKVTRQQQVASSRGRPAKGGSSHRSPNGKSLVVSGRGVQRGRGAAFVRARNLSDCWSHRQSGSRRVVVKVRHVRGAGRNGKGAAHLRYIQRDGTSRDGERGRLYSAGEDRADGDAFLDRGKDDRHQFRFIVSPEDAADLADLTGYTRELMAQVEIDLGTKLDWVAVNHHNTGHPHVHVIVNGRDEHGQDLVINGDYLSAGIRERAGELATLDLGPVTEIEQRRKLTAEIDQDRFTRIDRAMIAEAKDRVVDLRREPDELRGHSDRTLRLRRLGKLGDMGLATEQAPGVWELSERLEPTLRDMGERGDIVRTMQKALRAGGAERDPMTFAIHDAAPATAIVGRVLDKHLTDELGENLTLVIDGIDGRTHHVSGIEPARVEDARIGSIVEIGPAKKTVRPADRTIAGMAEEGIYRPSRHLEQARFDGRVPGGDYEAFVDAHVRRLEALRGAGTAERIDADQWRIPGDFEARAAAHDAEGNGRANIRILSTFDLERQIGSDGATWLDRRLIGTGASDLSPAGFGDQVREAMVRRRETLIDRGDAARQPDGRVTYRRNLIASLQEREVAGAGAALAAKKAIPFRAAADGETVTGTFTGTAQLSSGKFAVVEKSHEFTLVPWRPVIDRQLGREMSGIVQGGSVSWQIGRQRGVAL, encoded by the coding sequence ATGAGCGGCGACGATGACGGCCGCTTCCGCCCGAGACCCGGCCGCGTTCGCTCGGACGCGCCGAAGATCGGTCAGGCGAAGAGCTTCCTCAGCCAAGTCCGCAAGGTTACGCGCCAGCAGCAGGTGGCTTCCAGCCGAGGTCGACCGGCGAAGGGCGGCAGTTCCCATCGTAGCCCGAACGGCAAGAGCCTCGTCGTTTCCGGCCGAGGCGTTCAGCGCGGACGTGGCGCCGCCTTCGTCCGCGCCCGCAACCTGTCGGACTGTTGGAGCCATCGCCAGTCCGGCAGCCGCCGCGTCGTCGTGAAGGTGCGCCACGTCCGGGGTGCCGGACGGAACGGCAAGGGCGCCGCGCATCTCCGCTACATTCAGCGCGACGGTACGTCCCGCGACGGCGAGCGCGGCCGGCTCTATTCGGCTGGCGAAGACCGCGCCGATGGCGACGCCTTCCTCGACCGCGGTAAGGACGATCGGCACCAGTTCCGCTTCATCGTCTCGCCGGAGGACGCCGCCGACCTCGCGGACCTGACCGGCTACACCCGCGAGCTGATGGCGCAGGTTGAGATCGATCTCGGCACGAAGCTCGACTGGGTTGCGGTCAACCACCACAACACCGGCCATCCGCACGTCCACGTCATCGTCAATGGCCGCGACGAGCACGGGCAGGATCTCGTTATCAACGGAGACTATCTGTCGGCCGGCATCCGCGAACGCGCGGGCGAGCTGGCGACGCTGGATCTCGGCCCCGTCACCGAGATCGAGCAGCGCCGCAAGCTGACCGCCGAGATCGACCAGGACCGGTTCACCCGTATCGACCGCGCGATGATCGCCGAGGCCAAGGACCGCGTCGTCGACCTGCGCCGCGAGCCGGACGAGCTGCGCGGCCATTCCGATCGCACCCTGCGCCTCCGCCGGCTTGGCAAGCTCGGCGATATGGGCCTCGCCACCGAGCAGGCGCCCGGCGTCTGGGAATTGAGCGAACGGCTGGAGCCGACGCTGCGTGATATGGGCGAGCGCGGCGACATCGTCCGCACCATGCAGAAGGCGCTGCGGGCCGGGGGCGCCGAGCGCGACCCGATGACGTTCGCGATCCACGACGCCGCGCCCGCGACGGCGATCGTCGGCCGCGTGCTCGACAAGCACCTCACCGACGAGCTGGGCGAGAACCTGACGCTGGTGATCGACGGGATCGACGGGCGAACGCACCATGTCTCCGGCATTGAGCCGGCCCGTGTCGAGGACGCCCGCATCGGCAGCATCGTCGAGATCGGGCCGGCAAAGAAGACGGTCCGTCCGGCAGATCGCACCATCGCCGGCATGGCCGAAGAGGGCATCTATCGGCCGAGCCGTCATCTGGAGCAGGCGCGGTTCGACGGCCGGGTGCCGGGCGGCGACTACGAAGCCTTCGTCGATGCGCACGTTCGCCGCCTGGAAGCGCTGCGCGGTGCTGGCACCGCCGAGCGGATCGACGCCGACCAATGGCGCATCCCCGGCGACTTCGAAGCCCGTGCCGCCGCGCACGACGCCGAAGGTAACGGCCGGGCCAACATCCGCATCCTCTCGACCTTCGACCTCGAACGGCAGATCGGCTCGGACGGCGCCACCTGGCTTGATCGTCGGCTGATCGGCACCGGCGCCTCGGACCTATCACCGGCTGGGTTCGGCGATCAGGTCCGCGAAGCGATGGTACGGCGGCGCGAGACTTTGATCGACCGGGGTGACGCTGCCCGGCAGCCGGACGGTCGCGTGACCTACCGGCGCAACCTGATCGCCTCGCTTCAGGAACGCGAGGTCGCCGGCGCGGGTGCGGCGCTGGCCGCCAAGAAAGCAATCCCGTTCCGCGCCGCAGCCGATGGCGAGACGGTCACCGGCACGTTCACCGGAACCGCTCAGCTATCGAGCGGCAAGTTCGCTGTCGTCGAGAAAAGCCACGAGTTCACGCTCGTCCCGTGGCGGCCGGTCATCGACCGCCAGCTCGGCCGCGAGATGTCCGGCATCGTGCAAGGCGGATCGGTGTCGTGGCAGATAGGGCGGCAGCGAGGTGTCGCCCTATGA